A single genomic interval of Hydractinia symbiolongicarpus strain clone_291-10 chromosome 8, HSymV2.1, whole genome shotgun sequence harbors:
- the LOC130654433 gene encoding protein BTG1-like, giving the protein MRLEIKSAVEFFTHILSIQGSIPPHKLEKFSQCLEALLYTKFEQHWHPQKPMLGSAFRCIRITQKHMDTDIDKAASMSDVTFAVLVNALPREFTMWIDPEDVSYRIGEEGSICSIFNKDGNNTGSQTDSGILNQSCHSEVSRATLISSPNESTYTQCWS; this is encoded by the coding sequence ATGAGACTTGAAATAAAATCAGCTGTAGAGTTTTTCACTCATATCTTATCCATTCAAGGATCTATCCCACCTCACAAGTTGGAAAAGTTTTCACAGTGTTTAGAAGCGTTGTTATATACAAAGTTTGAGCAACATTGGCATCCACAGAAACCAATGCTTGGTTCTGCCTTTCGTTGTATTAGGATAACACAAAAACACATGGATACAGATATAGATAAAGCAGCTTCTATGAGTGATGTTACATTTGCTGTATTAGTAAATGCCCTTCCCAGAGAATTTACAATGTGGATAGACCCTGAAGATGTTTCATATCGTATTGGTGAGGAAGGTTCGATTTGTAGTATCTTTAACAAAGATGGCAATAACACTGGAAGTCAGACTGATAGCGGAATTTTAAATCAAAGTTGTCATTCAGAAGTGTCCAGAGCAACACTTATTTCTTCACCAAATGAATCGACATATACACAATGTTGGAGTTGA
- the LOC130653725 gene encoding probable serine/threonine-protein kinase DDB_G0281745, with translation MSSTLNFVESENNEKVIQYLKTQKLITTPNLHATDSRKRQAIHIAAKRGNPKLVYQLMKFGASVDTTCSEGNTALHYACMSASVCAVIILLSAGSDLHAINKHGESPLEVIPEKHQIKIGSLIRQAEQARKAIITKKKGVIDNNRKFKLSLTKNDNCPYPLQVVEEDLKVDFDEVLAKGPNICVCKGSFNSMPTMVKFVTNLEAEYLLLREITVLRQLQHPNILLALGIGKNQTETESCKIIFDATNTFGFLHRVILQTGLELKSADVLNIGRDISSALVYLHSKELIHCSVASFSVTLTRRLKAKVNWGIFTCDYLSQYMLFF, from the exons ATGTCGTCAACGCTCAATTTCGTTGAATCGGAAAACAATGAGAAAGTTATTCAATATCTTAAGACACAAAAGCTTATAACAACGCCTAATCTTCATGCTACTGACTCACGAAAGAGGCAAGCTATACATATCGCTGCGAAAAGAGGAAACCCAAAGCTGGTTTACCAACTTATGAAATTTGGGGCAAGCGTAGACAC GACATGTTCAGAAGGCAATACTGCTCTGCATTATGCATGCATGTCTGCATCAGTATGTGCAGTTATCATCCTGCTTTCAGCTGGAAGTGATTTGCATGCCATAAACAAACATGGTGAATCTCCACTAGAAGTGATTCCTGAGAAGCACCAAATCAAAATAGGATCTTTAATAAGACAAGCAG AACAAGCAAGAAAAGCTATAATCACAAAGAAGAAG GGCGTGATCGATAATAACAGAAAGTTTAAACTTTCtcttacaaaaaatgataattgCCCATATCCTTTACAAGTGGTGGAAGAAGATTTAAAAGTGGATTTCGATGAAGTGTTAGCAAAAGGGCCAAATATTTGTGTTTGTAAAGGCTCGTTCAACTCAATGCCAACTATGGTAAAGTTCGTTACAAATCTTGAAGCCGAATATTTACTTCTTCGCGAAATCACGGTATTAag ACAATTACAACATCCTAATATTCTTTTGGCTCTTGGGATTGGTAAAAATCAAACGGAAACTGAAAGCTGCAAAATTATATTCGATGCGACTAACACATTTGGTTTCTTACATCGTGTTATACTCCAAACTGGTTTAGAACTAAAGTCTGCAGATGTACTTAACATTGGAAGAGATATTTCAAGTGCTCTGGTTTATCTGCATTCAAAAGAATTGATTCATTGTTCAGTAGCATCCTTCAGTGTTACGTTAACTAGAAGGTTAAAGGCTAAGGTAAACTGGGGAATATTTACATGTGACTATCTAAGTCaatatatgttatttttttaa
- the LOC130653726 gene encoding uncharacterized protein LOC130653726 has product MLIFERHCKECLSILLLGVHQSLVHLCNFCYVQHNNKRRSISHIPSLYSYMAPNQLRGHAADQPNDIYGLGVLLYESVTRSKMQDVNKNLLAHHNEKEELRFRLKLIPKTFEPSIHVLIKACLSSAGTRPTSSQVYNWLDALLEGRLTTTSPTTMMNENKEQLTLTSMSEKLFKFFGGVKIFYYISEIPSTNFEIPKSRLSICMHKTFLHISLELKFQQRELH; this is encoded by the exons ATGTTGATATTTGAACGACATTGTAAAGAATGTCTCTCCATCCTCCTCCTAGGCGTCCATCAAAGTCTCGTccat ttaTGCAACTTTTGTTATGTGCAACATAATAACAAACGGCGCTCCATTAGTCACATACCATCTCTATACTCGTATATGGCACCAAACCAGTTACGTGGCCACGCAGCTGACCAACCAAACGACATATATGGGTTGGGAGTACTTCTGTACGAAAGCGTTACACGTAGTAAGATGCAAGACGTAAACAAAAACCTTCTCGCACATCATAATGAGAAAGAAGAATTACGTTTTAGACTAAAGTTAATTCCAAAGACCTTTGAGCCTTCCATTCATGTCTTGATTAAAGCTTGCTTGAGTAGCGCTGGTACTAGGCCAACATCAAGCCAG GTATATAATTGGCTGGATGCATTGTTAGAAGGTCGCTTAACTACAACCTCTCCAACGACGATGATGAATGAAAACAAAGAACAATTGACTTTAACTTC GATGTCTGAGaaattatttaagttttttggaGGTGTAAAGATTTTTTACTATATTTCAGAAATCCCAAGCACAAACTTTGAAATCCCCAAATCAag GTTAAGTATCTGTATGCACAAAACCTTCTTACACATTAGTTTAGAGTTAAAGTTTCAG CAAAGAGAGCTACACTAA